The following are encoded in a window of Lacinutrix sp. WUR7 genomic DNA:
- a CDS encoding TetR/AcrR family transcriptional regulator, which translates to MTQQTRKDEIIKTAAKLFKEKGYNAVTMRDLATAMGMKAASLYNHIKSKQEILKEIIISLAEEFTNGMDAIYNSKTSNIDKLKQIVAMHVNITACNTNQMASLNSDWMHLEDQLDYYLQLRNDYEANFIKIINQGIHALEIKQSNPEVIMFSMLSTLRSLYLWIPKKEDLNANDLANNLSEVLIHGINK; encoded by the coding sequence ATGACGCAGCAAACACGAAAAGACGAAATAATTAAAACAGCAGCCAAGCTTTTTAAAGAGAAAGGTTATAATGCCGTTACCATGCGAGATTTAGCAACAGCAATGGGAATGAAAGCTGCAAGTCTGTACAATCACATAAAATCAAAGCAAGAAATTTTAAAAGAAATAATTATTTCCCTTGCCGAAGAATTTACAAATGGGATGGATGCTATTTATAATTCCAAGACTTCTAATATCGATAAGCTAAAGCAAATAGTGGCTATGCATGTAAATATTACCGCGTGTAATACCAACCAAATGGCTTCCTTAAATAGCGATTGGATGCATCTAGAAGATCAATTAGATTATTATTTGCAGTTACGTAATGACTACGAAGCTAATTTTATTAAAATTATAAATCAAGGGATACATGCTTTAGAAATTAAACAAAGTAATCCCGAAGTGATTATGTTTTCTATGCTTTCTACGCTGCGTTCCCTCTATTTATGGATTCCCAAAAAAGAAGATCTTAACGCAAACGATTTAGCAAATAACCTAAGTGAAGTCCTCATTCACGGAATTAACAAATAG
- a CDS encoding 2Fe-2S iron-sulfur cluster-binding protein, which translates to MAQFYKLKIQDIYKETEDCSVISFAVPDELKNEFKFRQGQHLTLKADINGEDVRRSYSLCSSPADNQWKVAVKGIPGGKFSSYVNDSLKTGDTLEVMAPSGNFGVPVQPDAAKNYLFFAAGSGVTPVLSMIKAHLTAEPNATCKLFYVNKTAKSIIFKEELEQLRNTFFGRLEIYYFLTKERRDIELFNGRFDDEKMQVLTKTFIDIPDTSEVFLCGPEKMVNYVSTYLIDAGLPKELVHFELFVTGLSDEDIKRAERLAKQNVEGVEVTIVDGGKEFAFTMTKDYDNILDAALGAGADLPFACKGGVCSTCKCRVVEGAVEMKINYALDDKEVAQKLVLSCQAVPTTGKVVVDFDV; encoded by the coding sequence ATGGCGCAATTTTATAAGCTCAAAATTCAAGATATATATAAAGAAACAGAAGATTGTTCTGTAATTTCTTTTGCTGTTCCAGACGAATTAAAAAACGAATTTAAATTCCGTCAAGGGCAACATTTAACATTAAAAGCAGATATTAATGGCGAAGATGTTCGTCGTTCCTACTCGCTTTGTTCTAGTCCTGCAGATAACCAATGGAAAGTGGCTGTAAAGGGAATTCCAGGGGGTAAATTTTCAAGCTATGTAAACGATAGTTTAAAAACAGGAGATACACTAGAAGTCATGGCGCCAAGCGGAAACTTCGGAGTTCCAGTACAACCAGATGCAGCTAAAAATTATCTGTTTTTTGCAGCTGGAAGCGGTGTTACACCAGTGCTTTCCATGATAAAGGCACACTTAACCGCAGAGCCAAACGCAACTTGTAAATTGTTTTATGTAAATAAAACCGCAAAATCCATTATCTTTAAAGAAGAACTAGAACAACTTAGAAATACCTTTTTTGGCAGACTAGAAATTTATTATTTCTTAACCAAAGAACGTAGAGATATTGAACTGTTTAATGGACGATTTGACGATGAGAAAATGCAAGTGCTAACCAAAACGTTTATCGATATTCCAGATACGAGTGAAGTATTTCTTTGCGGACCAGAAAAAATGGTAAACTATGTAAGCACTTATTTAATAGATGCAGGATTGCCTAAAGAATTGGTGCATTTCGAGCTTTTTGTTACCGGACTTTCAGATGAAGATATTAAAAGAGCAGAACGTTTAGCCAAACAAAATGTAGAAGGTGTTGAAGTAACTATTGTCGATGGCGGAAAAGAATTTGCTTTCACCATGACTAAAGATTACGATAATATTCTCGATGCAGCTTTAGGTGCAGGAGCAGATTTGCCATTCGCATGTAAAGGAGGCGTTTGTAGCACCTGTAAATGTCGCGTGGTTGAAGGCGCAGTAGAAATGAAAATAAACTACGCATTAGACGATAAAGAAGTCGCACAAAAACTAGTATTAAGCTGTCAAGCAGTACCAACAACAGGAAAAGTTGTGGTCGATTTTGATGTGTGA
- the paaA gene encoding 1,2-phenylacetyl-CoA epoxidase subunit PaaA, which yields MSEEQIKNLEAQFEARIARDEKIEPKDWMPEKYRKTHIRQMSQHAHSEIVGMLPEGNWITRAPSLRRKVALLAKVQDEAGHGLYLYSACETLGVSREELYEQLHSGKAKYSSIFNYPTITWADMGAVGWLVDGAAIINQVPLCNTSYGPYARAMVRVCKEESFHQRQGYEIMIKLANGTPEQKDMAQDALNRWWWPSLMMLGPTDAESIHTEQSMKWKLKRKSNDDLRQQFIDQTVPQAELIGLTIPDADLKWNEERQSYDFGEINWDEFWQVVKGHGPMNKERMKARVGAWEEGEWVRDAAMAYAEKKQERKQKQAI from the coding sequence ATGAGTGAAGAACAAATAAAAAATCTAGAAGCGCAATTCGAAGCACGTATTGCCAGAGACGAGAAAATCGAACCAAAAGATTGGATGCCAGAAAAATATCGCAAAACGCATATTAGGCAAATGTCGCAACACGCACATTCCGAAATTGTAGGTATGCTTCCAGAAGGAAACTGGATCACAAGAGCACCTTCCTTACGTCGTAAAGTTGCCTTGTTGGCAAAAGTACAAGACGAAGCAGGACACGGTTTATATTTATATTCTGCTTGCGAAACTTTAGGGGTTTCTCGTGAAGAATTATACGAGCAATTACACTCCGGAAAAGCAAAATACTCTTCCATCTTTAACTACCCAACAATAACTTGGGCAGATATGGGAGCAGTAGGTTGGTTAGTAGATGGTGCTGCAATTATAAACCAAGTGCCATTGTGTAATACCTCTTACGGACCGTACGCAAGAGCAATGGTTCGTGTATGTAAAGAAGAAAGTTTTCACCAACGTCAAGGTTATGAAATCATGATAAAATTGGCTAATGGTACACCAGAACAAAAGGACATGGCACAAGATGCTTTAAATCGTTGGTGGTGGCCAAGTTTGATGATGTTAGGTCCTACAGATGCAGAATCTATCCACACAGAACAATCCATGAAATGGAAATTAAAACGTAAGTCTAACGACGATTTACGTCAGCAATTTATAGATCAAACGGTACCACAAGCCGAGTTAATCGGATTGACAATTCCAGATGCCGATTTAAAATGGAACGAAGAACGTCAGAGTTACGATTTTGGTGAAATCAATTGGGATGAGTTCTGGCAAGTTGTAAAAGGACATGGACCAATGAATAAAGAACGAATGAAAGCACGAGTTGGTGCTTGGGAAGAAGGTGAATGGGTTCGCGATGCAGCTATGGCTTACGCAGAAAAGAAACAAGAAAGAAAACAAAAACAAGCAATTTAA
- the paaB gene encoding 1,2-phenylacetyl-CoA epoxidase subunit PaaB encodes MSDKKNWPLWEVFVRSKNGLEHRHCGSLHAADEDMALENARDVYTRRSEGVSIWVVESKHITASNPENNGEMFEPAHDKVYRHPTFYDLPDEVKHM; translated from the coding sequence ATGTCTGATAAAAAAAACTGGCCACTTTGGGAGGTCTTCGTAAGAAGTAAAAACGGATTAGAACATCGCCACTGCGGAAGTTTACACGCAGCAGATGAAGATATGGCATTAGAAAATGCACGTGACGTGTACACCAGAAGAAGTGAAGGTGTTAGTATTTGGGTAGTAGAATCTAAACATATAACAGCATCCAATCCAGAGAATAATGGTGAAATGTTTGAGCCTGCTCACGATAAAGTATATCGTCATCCAACATTTTACGATTTACCAGATGAGGTGAAACATATGTAA
- the paaC gene encoding 1,2-phenylacetyl-CoA epoxidase subunit PaaC, translating to MINENLYKYILGIADNSLILGQRLGSLTGHGPSLETDIACTNMSLDLFGQVRSYYQYAAKIAGDNRTEDDIAMLRKEREYVNVLLVEQPNTDFAYTMARQFLFDVYHLLFLQELQKSKDLTLSAIANKSIKEVSYHLRFSTDWIKRLGDGTAVSHQKMQDAIDGLWTYTDELFHQTEADKAMVAEGIGVDVTLLKEAYYEKVNAVLEEATLEIPESKWFQKGGKKGIHTEHLGYLLAELQYMQRAYPNMEW from the coding sequence ATGATAAACGAAAACTTATACAAATACATTCTAGGTATCGCAGACAACAGTCTAATTCTCGGACAAAGATTAGGGTCGCTAACAGGTCATGGGCCAAGTCTAGAAACAGATATTGCATGTACCAATATGTCTTTAGATTTATTCGGACAAGTAAGAAGTTATTACCAATATGCAGCAAAAATTGCAGGTGATAATAGAACCGAAGATGATATTGCAATGCTTCGTAAAGAAAGAGAATATGTAAATGTATTGTTGGTAGAACAACCAAATACGGACTTTGCATATACTATGGCACGTCAGTTTTTATTCGATGTCTACCACTTACTTTTTTTACAAGAATTACAGAAAAGCAAAGACTTAACATTGTCGGCAATAGCAAACAAATCCATTAAAGAAGTAAGCTATCATTTGCGTTTTTCTACAGATTGGATAAAACGTTTAGGAGATGGAACAGCTGTAAGCCATCAAAAAATGCAAGATGCTATCGATGGATTATGGACGTATACCGATGAGTTATTTCATCAAACCGAAGCAGATAAGGCTATGGTTGCTGAAGGAATTGGTGTAGATGTTACTTTGTTAAAAGAAGCATATTATGAAAAAGTAAATGCCGTTTTAGAAGAAGCAACACTGGAAATTCCAGAATCTAAATGGTTTCAAAAAGGAGGTAAAAAAGGAATTCATACAGAACATTTAGGGTATTTATTAGCAGAGCTTCAATATATGCAGCGTGCTTATCCTAATATGGAATGGTAG
- the paaD gene encoding 1,2-phenylacetyl-CoA epoxidase subunit PaaD: MTTEQNIDEILIPILEQVSDPEIPVLSIMDMGVVRSAVIEKDMVKVQITPTYSGCPAMDVIGDDIKSALKAAGYDSEIELILAPAWTTDWITPRGRKALEDYGIAAPLNAEADKDVLLNGKRLVKCTNCGSTNTRLVSQFGSTACKAQFQCDDCQEPFDYFKCLK, translated from the coding sequence ATGACAACAGAACAAAACATAGACGAAATTTTAATTCCAATTCTGGAACAGGTTTCAGATCCTGAAATTCCAGTATTATCTATTATGGATATGGGAGTTGTTCGTTCAGCTGTTATAGAAAAGGATATGGTGAAAGTGCAAATAACACCAACCTATAGTGGTTGTCCAGCAATGGATGTTATTGGTGACGATATTAAAAGTGCTTTAAAAGCAGCAGGATATGATTCCGAAATAGAATTAATTCTTGCACCAGCTTGGACCACCGATTGGATTACACCAAGAGGAAGAAAAGCTCTAGAAGATTACGGAATAGCAGCACCTTTAAACGCAGAAGCAGATAAAGATGTATTGCTAAATGGAAAACGATTAGTAAAGTGTACCAATTGTGGTTCCACAAATACAAGATTAGTAAGTCAGTTTGGTTCCACAGCATGCAAAGCACAATTTCAGTGTGATGATTGCCAAGAACCATTTGATTACTTTAAATGTTTAAAATAG
- a CDS encoding enoyl-CoA hydratase-related protein: protein MSNNSILIKIENKVAYITLNRPEVFNSFNREMAFLLHDTLDACEKNEDVRAIVLTGNGKAFCAGQDLKEVTDPDLNPGFKKILEEHYNPIITRIRNIKKPVIAAVNGVAAGAGANIALACDIVVAHEKVSFIQAFSLIGLVPDSAGTFFLPRLIGFQKALALAMLGDKIGAEEAERMGMIYKCVPTEEFEETIYKLALKLANMPTKALGMIKELFNKSMTNDLESQLALESKLQIEAAQSNDYAEGVAAFIEKRKPSFKGN from the coding sequence ATGAGTAACAATTCAATTCTAATAAAAATAGAAAATAAAGTAGCATACATAACGCTAAACAGACCAGAAGTCTTCAATAGTTTCAATCGTGAAATGGCATTTTTACTGCACGACACATTAGATGCTTGTGAAAAAAATGAAGATGTGAGAGCCATTGTTCTTACAGGAAACGGAAAAGCATTTTGTGCCGGTCAAGATTTAAAAGAAGTTACAGATCCAGATTTGAATCCAGGATTTAAAAAAATACTAGAAGAACACTACAATCCGATAATCACTAGAATTAGAAATATTAAAAAACCAGTAATTGCTGCGGTTAACGGAGTAGCAGCAGGAGCAGGAGCAAATATTGCTTTGGCTTGTGATATTGTTGTTGCGCATGAAAAAGTAAGTTTTATTCAAGCTTTTAGTTTGATAGGTTTGGTTCCAGATAGTGCTGGGACTTTCTTTTTACCAAGATTAATCGGATTTCAAAAAGCATTGGCTTTAGCTATGCTTGGTGATAAAATTGGAGCTGAAGAAGCAGAAAGAATGGGCATGATTTACAAATGTGTTCCTACGGAAGAATTTGAGGAAACCATTTATAAACTAGCTTTAAAACTAGCAAACATGCCAACTAAAGCATTGGGAATGATTAAAGAATTATTCAATAAATCGATGACTAACGATTTAGAATCGCAATTGGCTTTAGAATCTAAATTGCAAATAGAAGCAGCACAAAGCAATGATTATGCAGAAGGTGTTGCGGCATTTATTGAAAAAAGAAAACCGAGTTTTAAAGGAAACTAA
- a CDS encoding 3-hydroxyacyl-CoA dehydrogenase NAD-binding domain-containing protein, producing the protein MNIGIIGGGTMGSGIAQVAATSGCTVKLYDTNQAALDKAKGSLEKILLRLIEKGRIDTSEKDRIQANIAYVSNLKDLADSNLTIEAIIENLDIKKKVFSELESYVADDCIIASNTSSLSIASIAASLKKPERCVGIHFFNPAPLMKLVEVIPAIQTSKEVLEKAIQTITDWKKVVAVAKDTPGFIVNRVARPFYGEALRIYEEGLADFATIDHSLKSLGGFRMGPFELMDFIGNDVNYTVTETVFTAFYFDPRYKPSFTQKRFSEAGYLGRKSGKGYYDYDENGKIINTNHANTRTFETYEKEMVLKNQIFDRVLVMLINEAADALFLNIASAADIDIAMTKGVNYPKGLLAWADEKGIDWCVSKLDALYNEYHEDRYRCSPLLRKMNRENKTFF; encoded by the coding sequence ATGAATATAGGAATCATAGGAGGAGGAACCATGGGAAGCGGCATCGCGCAAGTGGCTGCAACTTCTGGTTGTACAGTAAAGTTATACGATACCAATCAAGCAGCTTTAGATAAAGCAAAAGGAAGTTTGGAGAAAATATTATTGCGTTTAATTGAAAAAGGAAGAATTGATACATCTGAAAAAGATAGAATTCAAGCAAACATCGCTTATGTAAGCAACCTAAAAGATTTAGCAGATTCCAACCTAACTATAGAAGCCATTATTGAAAACCTAGACATTAAGAAAAAAGTGTTTTCAGAATTAGAAAGCTATGTTGCAGATGATTGTATTATTGCATCAAACACATCTAGTTTATCTATAGCATCCATTGCAGCATCCCTTAAAAAACCGGAACGCTGCGTTGGGATTCACTTTTTTAATCCAGCGCCTTTAATGAAATTGGTGGAAGTAATTCCTGCCATACAAACTTCAAAAGAGGTTTTGGAGAAAGCTATCCAAACGATTACCGATTGGAAAAAAGTAGTAGCAGTTGCTAAAGACACGCCAGGATTTATAGTAAATAGAGTAGCAAGACCATTTTACGGCGAAGCACTAAGAATTTATGAAGAAGGATTAGCCGATTTTGCAACCATCGATCATAGTTTAAAATCTTTAGGTGGTTTCAGAATGGGGCCATTCGAATTGATGGATTTCATTGGAAATGATGTGAATTATACTGTTACCGAAACCGTATTCACCGCTTTCTATTTTGATCCAAGATATAAGCCTTCGTTTACGCAAAAACGTTTTTCAGAAGCAGGTTATTTAGGACGGAAATCAGGAAAAGGATATTATGACTACGATGAAAACGGAAAAATAATTAACACAAATCATGCTAACACAAGAACTTTTGAAACCTATGAAAAGGAAATGGTTCTTAAAAATCAAATTTTCGATCGTGTATTAGTCATGCTAATCAACGAAGCAGCAGACGCACTATTTTTAAATATCGCATCTGCAGCAGATATCGATATAGCGATGACCAAAGGAGTTAATTATCCGAAAGGCTTATTGGCTTGGGCTGATGAAAAAGGAATCGATTGGTGTGTTTCAAAATTAGATGCATTATACAACGAATACCACGAAGATAGATATCGCTGTAGTCCGTTGTTACGAAAAATGAACAGAGAAAATAAAACATTTTTTTAG
- a CDS encoding hotdog fold thioesterase produces MKPEQIPHKMLSQDAYSTWLGIEILECEIGRCKVGMTIRKEMLNSMNKAHGGISYSLADTAFGFAANTHGKYAVSIETSINHIEALNEGDYIVAESVIETVKNRLGFNIIEVKRGDEMVALFKGVVYRTQKDW; encoded by the coding sequence TTGAAACCAGAACAAATTCCACATAAAATGCTATCCCAAGACGCATACAGCACTTGGCTAGGAATAGAAATTCTAGAATGTGAAATCGGACGATGTAAAGTCGGAATGACCATTAGAAAGGAAATGTTGAACAGCATGAATAAAGCGCATGGCGGAATTAGCTATTCGTTAGCAGATACCGCTTTCGGATTTGCTGCAAACACACATGGTAAATATGCTGTTTCCATTGAAACAAGTATTAACCATATTGAAGCATTAAATGAAGGCGATTATATTGTTGCAGAATCGGTAATAGAAACGGTAAAGAATAGATTAGGCTTTAATATTATAGAAGTGAAAAGAGGTGATGAAATGGTAGCACTTTTTAAAGGCGTGGTTTATCGTACCCAAAAAGATTGGTAA
- the pcaF gene encoding 3-oxoadipyl-CoA thiolase → MEAYIIDGIRTPIGNYKGTLSAVRTDDLGALVISEIVKRNPSIPKEAYDDVIMGCANQAGEDNRNVARMSSLLAGLPFTVPGETVNRLCSSGLSAIIHANRAIKAGDGDVFISGGVENMTRGPYVMAKPSSAFGGDSKMYDSTFGWRFINPKMQQMYGTDGMGMTAENLVEKYNISREDQDKFALWSQQKATKAQENGRLAKEIVTVEIPQRKKDPILFSKDEFVKPTSSLEILGKLRPAFKKEGGSVTAGNSSGLNDGAAATIIASADAVKKYNLKPLARIVSSAVVGVEPRIMGIGPVEASNKALAKAGLTMEDMDIIELNEAFAAQALACIRAWGLADNDSRINPNGGAIAIGHPLGVTGARVAFSAALELKQQNKKYALITMCIGVGQGYAAIIENVNL, encoded by the coding sequence ATGGAAGCATATATAATAGACGGAATTAGAACACCAATAGGAAACTACAAAGGCACATTATCTGCTGTGAGAACAGACGATTTAGGAGCATTAGTAATTTCAGAAATCGTAAAACGAAATCCGAGTATCCCAAAGGAAGCATACGACGATGTCATTATGGGCTGCGCAAATCAGGCGGGAGAAGACAATCGTAATGTTGCAAGAATGTCATCTCTGTTAGCCGGATTACCATTTACCGTGCCTGGTGAAACCGTAAACCGATTATGCAGCTCTGGTTTATCGGCAATCATTCACGCAAATCGTGCAATAAAAGCAGGAGACGGCGATGTCTTTATTTCTGGAGGCGTTGAGAATATGACACGCGGACCCTACGTAATGGCAAAACCATCTTCGGCATTTGGTGGCGATTCAAAAATGTATGACTCTACTTTCGGATGGCGTTTTATCAACCCTAAAATGCAACAAATGTATGGTACAGACGGCATGGGAATGACGGCTGAAAACCTAGTAGAAAAATATAATATCTCTAGAGAAGATCAAGATAAGTTCGCGCTTTGGAGTCAGCAAAAGGCAACCAAAGCACAAGAAAACGGACGTTTAGCAAAGGAAATTGTAACCGTTGAAATTCCACAACGCAAAAAAGATCCAATTCTTTTTTCTAAAGATGAATTTGTAAAACCAACAAGCTCTTTAGAAATCTTAGGAAAACTAAGACCGGCATTCAAAAAAGAAGGTGGAAGTGTAACTGCTGGAAACTCTTCGGGGTTAAACGACGGAGCAGCAGCAACTATTATCGCTTCAGCAGATGCAGTAAAAAAATACAACCTAAAACCATTAGCACGAATAGTAAGTTCAGCAGTGGTTGGTGTCGAGCCAAGAATTATGGGAATTGGTCCAGTTGAAGCTTCAAATAAAGCATTGGCAAAAGCAGGATTAACCATGGAAGATATGGATATCATCGAACTTAACGAAGCTTTTGCAGCGCAAGCATTAGCATGCATTCGTGCTTGGGGATTAGCCGATAACGATTCCAGAATTAACCCAAATGGAGGTGCAATTGCTATTGGTCATCCGCTTGGTGTTACAGGAGCAAGAGTTGCTTTTTCTGCAGCTTTAGAATTAAAACAACAGAACAAAAAATATGCGTTGATCACGATGTGTATTGGTGTCGGACAAGGGTATGCTGCGATTATTGAAAATGTGAATTTGTAA
- a CDS encoding VOC family protein, translating into MSIKRTGLILYVKAYKECVHFYAEVLSLSVLFQNEDLTCFDFFGTYLMVEKEDRLDYLEDVSENKNYSCLRINVADVRAVSETLKKQNIKVDYQEHDWGKVAKFKDPEGNLIAFKDEGSFAKQIEDYKSIKDSKTL; encoded by the coding sequence ATGAGTATAAAAAGAACAGGTTTAATTCTATATGTAAAAGCATATAAGGAGTGTGTTCATTTTTATGCTGAAGTTTTAAGCCTTTCTGTTTTATTTCAGAATGAAGATTTAACGTGTTTTGATTTCTTCGGAACCTATTTAATGGTCGAAAAAGAAGATAGATTAGATTATTTAGAAGACGTTTCAGAAAATAAAAATTACAGTTGTCTACGAATAAATGTAGCAGATGTAAGAGCCGTTTCAGAGACGCTAAAAAAACAAAATATTAAAGTCGATTACCAAGAACATGATTGGGGGAAAGTAGCAAAATTTAAAGATCCAGAAGGAAATTTAATTGCTTTTAAAGATGAGGGAAGTTTTGCGAAACAAATAGAAGATTACAAATCGATCAAGGATTCAAAAACCTTGTAA